In Brevibacillus brevis NBRC 100599, a single genomic region encodes these proteins:
- a CDS encoding tetraprenyl-beta-curcumene synthase family protein has product MSELRNPWQLLYRVYRHVQPVLEREFAAWYKRAQAIPNPELRKQAQDSMDSKKFHCQGGCVYAAQVIPHVETIVPLIVAYQTISDYLDNLCDRSTSLDPQDFRQLHVSMQDALTPGAPLRDYYLYREDKDDGGFLAGLVQTCQQHVAQLPAYEKIQAKILEFSCLYSDLQVYKHIAPHLREDHLLTWWDQYKDRYHDLHWQEFAAVTGSTIGIFALFCLATDPDVGEEQIQTVSEAYFPWLCGLHILLDYLIDLEEDKMGGDLNFVSYYDSERIATERLKLFIKQAKASVKRLPNPAFHRMIVDGLVAFYLADRKVNRSQPHIYTIARQLLKQAKGLPSVLFYVNSLLVRR; this is encoded by the coding sequence GTGAGCGAACTACGTAATCCATGGCAGCTACTTTACCGAGTCTATCGTCATGTGCAACCTGTTCTGGAGCGGGAGTTTGCGGCCTGGTATAAAAGAGCACAGGCGATTCCCAATCCCGAGCTGAGAAAACAGGCACAAGACAGCATGGACTCCAAAAAGTTTCACTGCCAAGGGGGATGTGTCTATGCAGCACAGGTCATCCCGCATGTAGAGACGATTGTTCCGCTGATTGTCGCCTACCAAACAATCAGCGACTACTTGGATAATCTGTGTGATCGCAGCACGTCACTAGATCCGCAAGACTTCCGTCAGCTTCATGTGTCGATGCAGGATGCATTGACACCAGGTGCGCCCTTACGAGACTATTATTTGTACCGTGAGGATAAGGATGACGGCGGCTTTTTGGCTGGGCTGGTTCAGACCTGTCAACAGCATGTCGCACAATTGCCAGCCTATGAAAAAATTCAGGCAAAGATACTCGAGTTTTCTTGTTTGTATAGCGATTTGCAAGTATATAAGCACATTGCTCCCCATTTGCGCGAGGATCACCTGTTGACGTGGTGGGATCAGTACAAAGACCGCTATCACGATTTGCACTGGCAAGAATTTGCTGCTGTCACAGGCTCGACTATCGGGATATTCGCTCTTTTTTGCTTGGCGACTGATCCTGATGTAGGGGAAGAGCAAATACAAACAGTAAGTGAGGCTTACTTTCCGTGGCTGTGCGGGTTACATATTTTATTGGACTATTTAATTGACCTGGAAGAAGATAAAATGGGTGGAGATTTAAACTTCGTGAGCTATTACGATTCGGAACGGATAGCGACTGAACGCTTGAAGCTTTTCATAAAACAAGCAAAGGCAAGCGTTAAACGCTTGCCAAATCCTGCATTTCACCGTATGATCGTGGACGGGCTAGTCGCGTTTTATCTCGCGGATCGCAAGGTAAATCGGAGCCAGCCACACATTTATACTATCGCTAGACAACTGCTGAAGCAGGCAAAGGGCTTGCCTTCTGTCCTGTTTTATGTGAACAGTTTACTTGTACGGCGATAA
- a CDS encoding YlaF family protein, with protein sequence MNRYQLVTLALAFLVTACLIGVGIAIGEKSPLGILGCIVVAFSLMGFGFSYKRKHMR encoded by the coding sequence ATGAATCGTTATCAATTGGTAACACTGGCTTTGGCATTTTTGGTAACCGCCTGTCTCATCGGAGTTGGCATTGCCATTGGGGAAAAAAGTCCCCTTGGTATCCTTGGCTGTATCGTTGTTGCCTTCTCGTTGATGGGATTTGGCTTTTCGTACAAGCGCAAGCATATGCGCTAA
- a CDS encoding PilZ domain-containing protein yields the protein MESIIQIRKGNRVIEGHVTYEEGDLIEAVFPSPLDVTVGDQLPCLLTADYETINTFEAVVVAKDKNRLFLFHSPTAAEFREQRRRYPRFDMEVKGWIQYPTQEPDSFFSVYSQMVYLVNLSLGGLAFRSDKQIPADQHIVFSFELYGRNRPDGVVKTDLVIIHERIEGPNYFYGCTIKGINARHFHNLRKYILHRQIEERRQVKIE from the coding sequence ATGGAAAGCATAATACAAATTAGAAAAGGGAATCGAGTGATAGAAGGTCATGTTACCTATGAAGAAGGGGACTTGATCGAAGCCGTATTTCCCAGCCCATTGGATGTCACAGTAGGGGATCAGCTCCCCTGTCTATTGACGGCTGACTATGAAACAATTAATACGTTTGAAGCCGTAGTCGTGGCTAAAGACAAAAATCGCTTATTTTTGTTCCACTCTCCAACAGCTGCTGAGTTTCGGGAGCAGCGCAGACGCTATCCCCGTTTCGACATGGAGGTTAAGGGGTGGATCCAGTATCCGACGCAGGAGCCAGACTCATTTTTTTCCGTCTATAGTCAAATGGTGTACTTGGTGAACTTGAGCCTGGGAGGCTTGGCATTCCGCTCAGACAAACAGATTCCCGCGGATCAGCACATTGTCTTTTCCTTTGAATTGTATGGTCGCAATCGCCCGGACGGGGTAGTAAAAACTGATTTGGTTATCATTCATGAGCGAATAGAGGGACCGAATTATTTTTACGGCTGTACGATCAAAGGAATCAATGCCCGTCATTTTCACAATTTGCGAAAGTACATTTTGCATCGACAAATCGAGGAACGAAGACAAGTGAAAATCGAGTAG